In Campylobacter mucosalis, a single window of DNA contains:
- a CDS encoding glycosyltransferase → MKILLIISTLKSGGAERVCTLLASKLCKTHSVSLAKFDKNEPFYEINSGVNLINLNLTTQNLGLFGNLKKRFFKIFAIRNLIKNSDFDAVISFLDSTNFLVLFSAFGLKTKIIISEHTSFNAPKPWWVKPLKKALYPHAHALAVLTNADKNYYDKFVKNVSVIYNPNFSKPPKFEPKKQNLVIFVGRLIPLKNCQMFVKIASHFSDDECEFIVAGDGIERKNLEKMAKNVKFLGNVKEIDKLYESAKVIISTSIFEGLGNTLIEAINYEVARISTKTSGACELITNEFDGILIDDEKSGVLALKDILKNEQKRREICKNARLRLGEFELEKIAKKWEALIK, encoded by the coding sequence ATGAAAATTTTACTTATCATCTCAACCCTAAAAAGTGGCGGTGCTGAGCGAGTTTGCACGCTTTTAGCAAGTAAGCTTTGCAAAACTCACAGCGTTAGTCTAGCCAAATTTGATAAAAACGAACCATTTTATGAGATAAACAGCGGTGTAAATCTTATAAATTTAAACCTAACTACGCAAAATTTAGGGCTTTTTGGCAATCTTAAAAAGCGGTTTTTTAAAATTTTTGCCATTAGAAATTTGATTAAAAATAGCGATTTTGACGCTGTCATCTCATTTTTAGATAGCACGAATTTTTTGGTTTTATTTAGTGCTTTTGGGCTAAAAACAAAGATAATTATTAGCGAACACACGAGCTTTAATGCACCAAAGCCTTGGTGGGTAAAGCCCCTAAAAAAGGCACTCTATCCACACGCTCACGCCCTAGCTGTGCTTACAAATGCTGATAAAAATTACTACGATAAATTTGTAAAAAACGTTAGTGTAATTTATAATCCAAATTTTAGCAAACCACCTAAATTTGAGCCTAAAAAGCAAAATTTAGTAATCTTTGTAGGTCGCTTAATCCCCTTAAAAAACTGCCAAATGTTTGTAAAAATCGCTTCGCATTTTAGTGATGATGAGTGCGAATTTATCGTAGCCGGAGACGGGATAGAGCGAAAAAATCTAGAAAAAATGGCAAAAAATGTGAAATTTTTAGGTAATGTTAAAGAGATTGACAAACTTTATGAGAGTGCAAAAGTTATCATCTCAACCTCTATTTTTGAGGGGCTTGGCAATACGTTAATTGAAGCTATAAACTATGAAGTTGCTAGAATTTCAACCAAAACAAGCGGTGCTTGTGAGTTAATTACAAACGAATTTGACGGCATTTTAATTGATGATGAAAAAAGCGGTGTTTTAGCACTTAAAGATATTCTTAAAAACGAGCAAAAAAGACGTGAAATTTGCAAAAATGCAAGGCTAAGGCTTGGCGAGTTTGAGCTAGAAAAGATAGCAAAAAAATGGGAGGCTCTTATAAAATGA
- a CDS encoding glycosyltransferase, which produces MKMLFVIAALRNGGAERVLSVAANEFSKKNEVHILLLENENLGFYEFNKSIIFHNLNAKKGKIGKILALRNAFKSINPGVIISFIDWTNVLCVVANFGLNYKLIATEHHSHDYLKSPKFRSIRDLAYRRVSALSVLNKADLEYYKFVKNCVILHNPLSLKPNENPKKQNLILSVGRLEFVKGYDIFFKALSKIKTLLNGYEIAIAGDGRERENLKKLADDLELDIKFLGHQTDLATLYERAKIFVLSSRSEGFANVLIEAANFGCARICSDTAGARELVINGKDALVFECENDDELSTHLATLLNDEKLTQTLGLNAKKSVADFSVDKIFLKWQELVNSVVKGI; this is translated from the coding sequence ATGAAAATGCTTTTTGTCATAGCAGCCCTTAGAAATGGCGGTGCGGAGCGAGTTTTAAGTGTTGCGGCAAATGAGTTTAGTAAAAAAAACGAAGTTCATATCTTGCTTTTAGAAAATGAAAATTTGGGTTTTTATGAGTTTAATAAAAGTATAATTTTTCACAATTTAAACGCAAAAAAAGGCAAAATCGGCAAAATTTTAGCCCTAAGAAACGCTTTTAAAAGCATAAATCCGGGAGTAATTATTAGCTTTATTGACTGGACAAATGTCCTTTGCGTGGTGGCAAATTTTGGCTTAAACTACAAACTAATTGCCACCGAACACCACTCGCACGATTACCTAAAAAGCCCCAAATTTAGATCTATTAGAGATCTTGCTTACCGCAGAGTTAGTGCATTAAGTGTGTTAAATAAAGCCGATTTAGAGTATTATAAATTTGTAAAAAACTGCGTGATTTTACACAATCCGCTATCTTTAAAGCCAAATGAAAACCCCAAAAAACAAAATCTCATTTTAAGCGTAGGCAGGTTAGAGTTTGTAAAGGGTTATGACATATTTTTTAAGGCGTTAAGCAAGATTAAAACGCTACTAAATGGCTATGAAATCGCCATTGCAGGTGATGGCAGAGAGCGTGAAAATTTAAAAAAACTAGCAGATGATTTGGAGCTTGATATTAAGTTTTTAGGTCATCAAACCGATCTTGCCACGCTTTATGAAAGGGCAAAAATTTTTGTGCTTAGCTCACGTAGCGAGGGCTTTGCAAATGTGCTAATTGAGGCTGCAAATTTTGGCTGTGCTAGGATTTGTAGCGACACAGCAGGAGCAAGAGAGCTGGTTATTAACGGCAAGGACGCCCTTGTTTTTGAGTGTGAAAACGATGATGAGTTAAGTACGCACCTAGCCACGCTTTTAAATGATGAAAAATTAACACAAACTCTTGGTTTAAACGCAAAAAAAAGTGTGGCAGATTTTAGCGTGGATAAAATTTTTTTAAAGTGGCAAGAGCTTGTAAATAGCGTAGTAAAGGGCATTTGA
- a CDS encoding N-acetylgalactosamine-N,N'-diacetylbacillosaminyl-diphospho-undecaprenol 4-alpha-N-acetylgalactosaminyltransferase, with the protein MKKLAVFLYSMGPGGAERVVSNLLPFLSKKYEVHLVLLSRVIAYEIPPEVKLHFLENSDPYESGVKKLFRLAFALPNLALKYKKLCENLGINAHFVLMNRPCYVALIARILGLKGRMVISERSCPSVIYKHGVSGVFNRIFVKFLYPKADLILANAKGNADDLVLNFGISKDKVAVLPNALNLNAINEMKNEPFISDFVPFFINIGRLDSGKNQAMLIKAVAKIPNATLTILGKGPLQNELENLINELGVSKRVKLLGVDKNPFRHIKNSKCLLCASRFEGFSNVLIEALACEKTIISTDHKSGARELLGDDEWGILVGVDDENAMLEAMKNVLENPKIRLKYEAKAYERALKFDSVNVADMLIKYLEN; encoded by the coding sequence ATGAAAAAATTAGCCGTATTTTTATACTCAATGGGTCCGGGCGGGGCTGAGCGAGTTGTATCAAATTTATTGCCGTTTTTAAGCAAAAAATATGAGGTGCATTTGGTGCTTTTAAGTAGAGTAATCGCCTATGAAATCCCACCAGAAGTAAAACTACATTTTTTAGAAAACTCAGACCCTTATGAGAGCGGTGTTAAAAAGCTATTTCGCCTTGCCTTTGCCTTGCCAAATTTGGCTTTAAAATATAAAAAGTTATGTGAAAATTTAGGCATTAACGCCCATTTTGTGCTGATGAACCGCCCTTGCTATGTAGCACTAATAGCACGAATTTTAGGGCTAAAAGGGCGAATGGTAATAAGTGAGCGAAGCTGTCCGTCAGTGATTTACAAACACGGCGTAAGTGGGGTATTTAACAGAATTTTTGTTAAATTTTTATACCCAAAAGCGGATCTTATTTTAGCAAATGCAAAGGGCAACGCCGATGATTTGGTGCTAAATTTTGGTATTAGCAAGGACAAAGTTGCTGTTTTGCCAAATGCACTAAATTTAAACGCCATAAATGAGATGAAAAATGAGCCATTTATTAGCGATTTTGTGCCGTTTTTTATAAATATCGGACGGCTTGATAGCGGTAAAAATCAAGCGATGTTAATAAAAGCGGTAGCAAAAATCCCAAACGCAACGCTTACAATTTTAGGCAAAGGTCCCCTGCAAAACGAGCTAGAAAATCTCATAAATGAGCTTGGTGTGAGCAAGCGAGTTAAGCTTTTAGGTGTGGATAAAAATCCGTTTAGGCACATTAAAAACAGCAAGTGTTTGCTCTGTGCATCGCGTTTTGAGGGCTTTTCAAACGTGCTTATTGAGGCGTTAGCGTGTGAAAAAACGATAATCTCAACCGATCACAAAAGCGGTGCAAGGGAGCTTTTAGGCGATGATGAGTGGGGAATTTTAGTAGGCGTAGATGATGAAAATGCTATGCTAGAAGCGATGAAAAATGTGCTAGAAAATCCAAAAATTCGCCTAAAATACGAAGCAAAAGCCTACGAAAGAGCGTTAAAATTTGATAGTGTAAATGTAGCTGATATGTTAATAAAATATTTAGAAAATTAA
- a CDS encoding outer membrane beta-barrel protein yields MKNLALKASLVASLLVSQTFAESAFIGFEGDYSFRSNLKIDSDSIGKGQAGLGIKAGYDFDTFRAYGAYVYDLKTKKTFTDDGDRVELKWTKHSFLIGGDYTPSISNSFKLLAGAYTGVSRINMKARGDGSGKVNFTGIVVGAKLGGIYEIDKSNAVEFGYKADYTKYNKKYDAKLKETNHGLFVGYTYKF; encoded by the coding sequence ATGAAAAATTTGGCTTTAAAGGCTAGTTTGGTTGCATCTTTGCTTGTTAGTCAGACATTTGCAGAGAGTGCTTTTATAGGATTTGAGGGTGATTATTCGTTTAGATCAAATTTAAAAATAGATAGTGATTCAATCGGTAAAGGTCAAGCAGGACTTGGTATAAAAGCTGGTTATGACTTTGATACATTTAGAGCTTATGGTGCTTATGTGTATGACTTAAAGACTAAAAAAACATTTACAGATGACGGCGATAGAGTAGAGCTTAAATGGACTAAACACAGCTTTTTAATAGGTGGCGACTATACACCAAGTATTAGCAATAGCTTTAAACTTCTAGCTGGTGCCTACACTGGTGTGTCAAGAATTAATATGAAAGCTAGAGGCGATGGGAGCGGTAAAGTAAATTTCACTGGTATTGTTGTGGGTGCTAAACTGGGCGGGATTTATGAGATTGATAAAAGCAACGCCGTTGAGTTTGGCTACAAAGCTGACTACACAAAATATAATAAAAAATACGATGCAAAATTAAAAGAGACAAATCACGGACTATTTGTCGGCTACACATATAAATTTTAA
- a CDS encoding STT3 domain-containing protein, producing the protein MYQNLKNFWLSKHLFLFMIIAFAFSVLVRFYWVFWASGYPMFFENGALMISTNDGYAFAEGARDMLAGFHQQNDLSYYGSSLSTLTFYIVKFLGIKLEVVMLYMSVFFSSLVVVPILLIANEYKSPKIGFISALIASVANSYYNRTMAGYYDTDMLIIVLPMFVIWGLIRLAQNRRPIDLVIAPVFVLLYNWWYLSGFSLIATTIGLFLLYTLVFERKNLLFYAQIALLIIAISNLNFYIKISAIFGFYLACLRYKNLWQNRFIFAFLALSLAVFALRGGLNPIIFQLKFYIFRDVSELSGLSFKFFNVNQTIQESSMVDFELFCERISGSVVVFLGSIAGLFLFLFRHRSFGLSLGMVVLGFLALKGGLRFTIYAVPVMALGFGFLVVWVLDFIKSKILANIAYILVAILAIYPIASHIISYKISPVFLKSEVEILNRLKSIAGREDYVLAWWDYGYPIRYYADVKTLIDGGKHLGRDNFAVSFALGADEISSANMARLEVEYTERNFKERFGTNLAKIMSDKNATDVNDFLGTLASKNISLPPKTREIYYYLPDRMMSIFPTILQFSRLDLKSGKKLADPLFFATNYTQKSDEGVLLASNVILLNDFKSVRIGGDLLPLDGYIVTKYDQNGKLDVRVSEYNKNSGIYVIYMADYDRYLLLDEKMLNSTFIQLFVLENYDDSLFEPIILDHSAKIYRLKI; encoded by the coding sequence GTGTATCAAAATTTAAAAAATTTTTGGCTATCAAAACATCTATTTTTGTTTATGATTATCGCGTTTGCGTTTAGTGTTTTGGTGCGTTTTTACTGGGTGTTTTGGGCTAGTGGCTACCCTATGTTTTTTGAAAATGGCGCGCTGATGATTAGCACAAACGACGGCTACGCATTTGCCGAGGGTGCACGTGATATGCTTGCTGGGTTTCATCAGCAAAATGACCTTAGCTATTACGGCAGTTCGCTCTCGACGCTTACGTTTTATATCGTGAAATTTCTTGGTATAAAGCTTGAAGTTGTAATGCTTTATATGAGTGTGTTTTTTAGCTCACTTGTTGTCGTGCCGATTTTATTAATCGCAAACGAGTATAAAAGCCCAAAAATAGGCTTCATCTCAGCACTAATTGCAAGTGTGGCAAATAGCTATTATAACCGCACAATGGCTGGATATTACGATACAGATATGCTTATTATCGTGCTTCCGATGTTTGTTATTTGGGGGCTTATTAGACTAGCTCAAAATAGGCGACCAATAGACCTTGTCATCGCGCCAGTTTTTGTACTTTTGTATAACTGGTGGTATTTAAGCGGATTTTCGCTTATAGCAACCACGATTGGGCTATTTTTGCTCTACACACTCGTTTTTGAACGCAAAAATTTGCTCTTTTATGCACAGATTGCGTTGCTTATCATCGCGATCTCAAACCTAAATTTTTATATTAAAATTTCTGCTATTTTTGGATTTTATCTTGCTTGTTTAAGGTATAAAAATCTGTGGCAAAACCGCTTTATTTTTGCATTTTTGGCTCTTAGTTTAGCAGTTTTTGCATTAAGAGGCGGGTTAAACCCAATTATTTTTCAGCTGAAATTTTATATTTTTAGAGATGTGAGTGAACTCTCCGGGCTTAGTTTTAAATTTTTTAACGTAAATCAGACTATACAAGAGTCAAGTATGGTGGATTTTGAGCTGTTTTGTGAGCGTATAAGCGGTAGTGTTGTTGTGTTTTTAGGCTCTATTGCGGGACTATTTTTGTTTTTGTTTAGACACCGAAGCTTTGGGCTATCTCTTGGTATGGTTGTGCTTGGGTTTTTAGCGCTAAAGGGCGGTCTTAGATTTACGATTTATGCGGTGCCTGTTATGGCGCTTGGTTTTGGGTTTTTAGTTGTTTGGGTTTTGGATTTTATAAAAAGCAAAATTTTAGCAAATATAGCTTACATTTTGGTTGCGATTTTGGCTATTTATCCGATTGCAAGTCATATTATAAGCTATAAAATTTCGCCCGTTTTTTTAAAGAGCGAGGTTGAAATTTTAAATAGATTAAAGAGCATTGCTGGGCGTGAGGACTACGTTTTGGCGTGGTGGGATTACGGCTATCCGATACGCTACTACGCAGATGTTAAAACACTAATTGACGGGGGTAAGCACCTAGGACGAGATAACTTTGCTGTGAGTTTTGCTTTGGGTGCTGATGAGATTAGCTCTGCAAATATGGCACGTCTTGAAGTAGAATACACAGAGCGAAATTTCAAAGAGCGTTTTGGCACAAATTTGGCAAAAATTATGAGCGATAAAAATGCAACTGATGTGAATGATTTTTTGGGCACTCTAGCTAGTAAAAATATCTCTTTGCCGCCAAAAACACGCGAAATTTACTACTATTTGCCAGATAGAATGATGAGTATTTTCCCAACTATTTTGCAGTTTAGTAGACTTGATTTAAAAAGTGGTAAGAAACTAGCCGATCCTTTGTTTTTTGCCACAAATTACACGCAAAAGAGCGATGAGGGCGTATTGCTTGCCTCAAATGTGATACTTTTAAACGATTTTAAAAGCGTGAGAATAGGTGGCGACCTTTTGCCTTTAGACGGATATATCGTAACAAAATATGATCAAAACGGCAAACTTGATGTACGCGTTAGTGAGTATAATAAAAATAGCGGAATTTATGTGATTTATATGGCTGATTATGATAGATATTTGTTGCTTGATGAGAAAATGCTAAATAGCACGTTTATACAACTCTTTGTGCTTGAAAATTACGATGATAGCTTGTTTGAACCGATTATTTTAGATCACTCTGCAAAAATTTATAGGCTAAAAATTTAA
- the pglA gene encoding N,N'-diacetylbacillosaminyl-diphospho-undecaprenol alpha-1,3-N-acetylgalactosaminyltransferase — translation MARIGFLSHADMSIFFFRSPIMRALRDLGHEVFAICPDGAFVSRLKSEFNVVTYELDRASLNPLVVLKNTAKLAEILKDLNLDLLQTSAHKSNIFGTFAAKKAGIRHVINLVEGLGSFYIDDDLKSRAVRKVVEILYKKALNMSDGCIFVNDADPAYFLSQNLIKSEKIFKVKSVGVNTQNFNPDTAKKADLGDKKVVLMIARAMWHKGVREFYDAASILKERTDCEFVYVGEGFDGNKSTADLAFLKGGNVRYLGARDDIAELLKASFMLVLPSYKEGYPRTILEAMSMGRAVVASNVTGCNEAVTHGFNGLLCEAKNPLDLAKKIEILLNDESLTQKLGQNGREWALREFDEREIAKKYVEIYRNFIDV, via the coding sequence ATGGCACGAATTGGATTTTTATCTCACGCTGATATGAGCATTTTCTTCTTTCGCTCCCCAATAATGAGAGCCTTGCGTGATTTAGGGCACGAAGTCTTTGCGATCTGTCCGGACGGAGCGTTTGTATCAAGGCTAAAAAGTGAGTTTAATGTCGTAACCTACGAGCTTGATAGGGCTAGTTTAAATCCGCTTGTGGTGCTAAAAAACACGGCAAAATTAGCTGAAATTTTAAAGGATTTAAATCTTGATCTGCTTCAAACATCAGCTCACAAATCAAACATTTTTGGTACGTTTGCTGCAAAAAAAGCTGGGATTAGGCACGTTATAAATTTGGTTGAAGGGCTTGGCAGTTTTTACATTGATGATGATTTAAAAAGTCGTGCCGTGCGAAAAGTAGTTGAAATTTTATACAAAAAAGCCCTAAATATGAGTGATGGCTGTATATTTGTCAATGATGCCGACCCGGCGTATTTTTTAAGCCAAAATCTAATAAAAAGTGAAAAAATTTTTAAGGTAAAAAGCGTTGGCGTAAATACGCAAAATTTTAATCCAGACACCGCAAAAAAGGCGGATTTAGGCGATAAAAAGGTCGTTTTGATGATAGCTCGTGCTATGTGGCACAAGGGCGTTAGGGAATTTTACGACGCAGCTAGTATTTTAAAAGAGCGAACAGACTGCGAGTTTGTCTATGTTGGCGAGGGGTTTGATGGCAACAAAAGCACGGCGGATTTAGCATTTTTAAAGGGTGGCAACGTGCGTTATCTTGGGGCAAGAGATGACATAGCAGAGCTTTTAAAGGCTAGTTTTATGCTGGTTTTGCCAAGCTACAAAGAGGGCTACCCTCGCACGATTTTAGAGGCTATGAGTATGGGACGAGCAGTCGTTGCTTCAAATGTAACGGGGTGTAATGAGGCGGTAACTCACGGCTTTAATGGGCTACTTTGCGAAGCAAAAAATCCGCTAGATTTAGCAAAAAAGATAGAAATTTTACTAAATGATGAAAGCTTAACGCAAAAACTAGGACAAAACGGCAGAGAGTGGGCGTTAAGGGAGTTTGATGAGCGTGAGATTGCTAAAAAATATGTAGAAATTTATAGGAATTTTATAGATGTATAG
- a CDS encoding sugar transferase — translation MYRHFFKRFFDILGALTLIFLTFWLMAILWILIRKKLNTNPIFTQSRPGLNGVIFKIYKFKTMSDERDEKGELLPDELRLGEFGKKIRALSLDELPQLFNVLNGDMSFIGPRPLLPEYLPLYSDYQKRRHNVRPGITGLAQINGRNAISWGEKFKFDVFYADNLSFLLDVKIAILTIKKVIAKEGVSKDGHVTTEKFNGKN, via the coding sequence ATGTATAGGCATTTTTTTAAACGATTTTTTGACATTTTAGGTGCTTTGACGCTTATTTTTTTAACATTTTGGTTAATGGCGATTTTATGGATTTTAATCCGCAAAAAACTAAATACAAACCCCATTTTTACGCAATCTCGCCCGGGGCTAAATGGTGTAATTTTTAAAATTTACAAGTTTAAAACGATGAGTGATGAACGTGATGAAAAGGGCGAACTTTTGCCTGATGAGCTACGGCTTGGCGAGTTTGGTAAGAAAATTAGGGCTTTAAGCCTTGATGAGTTGCCACAGCTTTTTAACGTGCTAAACGGCGATATGAGCTTTATTGGGCCACGCCCACTCTTACCTGAATACTTGCCACTTTATAGCGACTATCAAAAACGCCGTCACAACGTGCGTCCTGGTATTACCGGACTTGCTCAAATTAACGGCAGAAACGCCATAAGCTGGGGCGAGAAGTTTAAATTTGACGTGTTTTACGCTGATAATCTTAGCTTTTTACTAGACGTTAAAATTGCGATTTTAACAATAAAAAAGGTCATCGCCAAAGAGGGCGTGAGCAAAGACGGACACGTTACGACCGAGAAATTTAACGGCAAAAATTAG
- a CDS encoding acetyltransferase → MAKIYIYGSSGHGLVCADIASSVGYDEIVFLDDKSDMKFSPNLPKADIFIAVGDNKTRSTLTKRVLDAGFSLVSLVHKSAVISQSVVIERGVVVMPNAVINAKAVIKMGAIINTAAVIEHECVVGKFAHISPNVALAGAVKVGDFTHVGIGSSVIQGINIGSVCIIGAGSVVVRDIKDNVKAYGNPAKAVISKI, encoded by the coding sequence ATGGCAAAAATTTACATTTATGGCAGCAGTGGGCACGGGCTTGTTTGTGCTGATATAGCAAGTAGCGTGGGATATGATGAGATCGTATTTTTAGATGATAAAAGCGATATGAAATTTAGTCCAAATTTGCCAAAGGCTGATATTTTTATAGCCGTTGGCGATAATAAAACTCGCTCAACCTTAACAAAACGTGTGCTTGACGCTGGATTTAGCCTGGTTTCGCTCGTGCATAAAAGTGCGGTCATTAGCCAAAGTGTAGTGATAGAGCGTGGCGTTGTCGTAATGCCAAACGCCGTAATTAACGCAAAAGCTGTCATAAAAATGGGTGCGATTATCAACACCGCCGCCGTGATAGAACACGAATGCGTAGTGGGTAAATTTGCTCACATTAGCCCAAATGTGGCACTTGCTGGAGCTGTTAAAGTGGGCGACTTTACGCACGTTGGCATAGGCTCAAGTGTAATTCAGGGCATAAATATCGGCTCTGTTTGTATAATCGGTGCAGGAAGCGTCGTGGTTAGAGATATAAAAGATAACGTAAAAGCGTATGGAAATCCAGCTAAGGCCGTGATTAGTAAAATTTAA
- the pglE gene encoding UDP-N-acetylbacillosamine transaminase, with translation MDRVFLSPPNMSGREQEYINEVFKSNYIAPLGEYVNKFEASIKDYTKATDALALSSGTAGLHLALRVLGITQGDVVLASSFTFMASVSPILYEKATPIFIDCDESWNLSPELLKRAIKNATKKPKALVLTHLYGQSSKMKEICEICKNEGIFLVEDAAEALGGFYENKALGTFGELGVYSFNGNKIITTSGGGMLVGRDDLVQKARFYSTQAREPFLHYEHKDFGYNYRLSNVLGAIGVAQMEVLEKRVEQKRAVFEIYKNELSDVLEFMPEIPNSCGNRWLTTGVFKQNGVHLKVIDALNRANIESRPLWKPMHTQPVFKGALCEIDGTSENLFERGICLPSGSDLDPKTQERVIKIVKENA, from the coding sequence ATGGATAGGGTATTTTTATCTCCGCCAAATATGAGCGGACGTGAGCAAGAGTATATAAACGAAGTATTTAAAAGTAACTACATAGCCCCGCTTGGCGAGTATGTAAATAAATTTGAAGCAAGTATAAAAGATTACACAAAAGCCACCGACGCCCTAGCGTTATCATCAGGCACGGCTGGACTTCATCTTGCATTAAGGGTGCTTGGTATCACGCAAGGCGATGTTGTTTTGGCGTCAAGTTTTACCTTTATGGCGTCAGTTTCGCCTATTTTGTATGAGAAGGCTACACCCATTTTTATTGACTGCGATGAGAGCTGGAATTTAAGCCCAGAGCTACTAAAAAGGGCGATTAAAAACGCCACAAAAAAGCCAAAAGCCCTAGTCCTTACACACCTTTACGGACAATCTTCAAAGATGAAAGAAATTTGTGAAATTTGCAAAAACGAGGGCATTTTTTTGGTTGAAGACGCAGCTGAGGCACTTGGCGGATTTTATGAAAACAAGGCGCTTGGCACATTTGGCGAACTTGGGGTTTATAGCTTTAATGGCAACAAAATCATCACGACATCAGGTGGCGGTATGCTAGTTGGACGTGATGATTTAGTGCAGAAAGCCAGATTTTACAGCACTCAAGCACGTGAGCCGTTTTTACACTACGAGCATAAGGATTTTGGCTACAACTACCGACTTAGCAACGTTTTAGGTGCTATTGGCGTTGCTCAAATGGAGGTTTTAGAAAAACGAGTGGAGCAAAAAAGGGCAGTTTTTGAAATTTATAAAAATGAGCTAAGCGATGTTTTAGAGTTTATGCCAGAAATCCCAAATTCTTGTGGTAATAGATGGCTTACAACTGGCGTTTTTAAACAAAATGGCGTGCATTTAAAAGTTATTGACGCGCTAAACAGAGCAAATATTGAGAGCCGTCCGCTTTGGAAACCAATGCACACTCAACCCGTATTTAAGGGTGCTTTGTGCGAAATAGACGGCACTAGTGAGAATTTATTTGAGCGCGGAATTTGTCTGCCAAGTGGTAGCGACTTAGATCCTAAAACGCAAGAGCGAGTGATAAAAATCGTAAAGGAAAACGCATAA